From a single Nostoc edaphicum CCNP1411 genomic region:
- a CDS encoding ATP-binding protein — protein sequence MNPTTINRNWDEANYCYLSAALAVVRGILENHTAKEQNQPEEEKQANLQQALQKAAAAMPAPSTLERICKMFSLSSFERDLLLLCAGMELNGDFAKLCATMHGDLQRAYPTLSLGLAALPNVHWDAIAPNAPLRHWRLIQIGDGHALTLSPLRIDERILHYLTGIQYLDERLAGIIEPLQEISDLVPSHQDLAERVAAVWSQAYKVKSLPVVQLCSKETTSKRAIAAKICQLQGLNLWVMPAQVIPLVPSELDNLIRLWTRETILSKSALLIDCNELDTNDTARLNAIARFIERTKGFLIVTSRERIGLSQRLVVNFDVYQPTSKEQSAVWQDALSTIAPQMNGQVKTLVDQFNLSAPTIRAACAEAAGQLAQTPDNDNISDILWDACRVQARPRLDELAQRIEPSGDWEDLVLPEAQKQILREIAAHVRQRSTVYNNWGFGAKSARGLGISALFAGASGTGKTLGAEVLAHKLRLDLYRIDLSSVVSKYIGETEKNLRRVFDAAEQGGVILLFDEADALFGKRSEVKDARDRYANIEVSYLLQRMESYPGLAVLTTNLKSSIDTAFLRRIRFVVQFPFPDTTQRAEIWRRVFPAETPTADLDALQLARLNVAGGNIRNIALNAAFLAADAGEAVQMKHVLRAAQTEYSKLEKPLTDAEVGGWM from the coding sequence ATGAATCCGACAACAATTAATCGCAATTGGGATGAAGCAAACTACTGCTACTTATCAGCAGCCCTAGCCGTGGTGCGTGGTATTTTAGAAAATCACACGGCAAAAGAGCAAAATCAACCAGAGGAGGAAAAGCAAGCTAATTTACAGCAAGCGTTACAGAAAGCTGCTGCTGCTATGCCTGCACCATCGACATTGGAGAGAATATGCAAAATGTTTAGCCTCTCATCCTTTGAACGTGATTTATTGCTGTTGTGTGCAGGTATGGAGTTGAATGGAGATTTTGCGAAATTGTGTGCTACAATGCACGGGGATTTGCAACGAGCTTACCCAACCTTGAGTTTAGGTTTGGCAGCTTTACCTAACGTCCACTGGGATGCGATCGCTCCAAATGCTCCCTTACGTCATTGGCGATTGATTCAGATTGGTGACGGTCATGCCCTGACCCTCAGTCCCCTAAGAATTGACGAGCGGATTTTACATTATCTCACGGGCATTCAATATCTTGATGAACGCTTGGCTGGCATCATTGAGCCATTACAAGAGATTAGTGATTTAGTACCCTCTCACCAAGATTTAGCAGAGCGAGTAGCGGCAGTTTGGTCACAAGCTTACAAGGTTAAAAGCTTGCCAGTTGTTCAGTTATGTAGTAAGGAAACTACTAGCAAACGCGCCATCGCTGCTAAAATTTGTCAACTCCAAGGTTTAAACCTGTGGGTAATGCCTGCACAAGTCATTCCATTAGTACCTAGCGAGTTGGATAATCTCATCCGCCTGTGGACTCGCGAGACGATTTTAAGTAAGTCTGCTTTACTTATAGACTGCAACGAACTGGATACCAATGATACAGCACGGCTAAATGCGATCGCTCGTTTTATCGAACGTACAAAGGGCTTTTTAATAGTTACTAGTCGGGAACGCATCGGCTTATCACAACGCCTAGTAGTTAATTTTGACGTATATCAACCAACTAGCAAAGAACAAAGTGCCGTTTGGCAAGATGCACTAAGTACCATCGCACCGCAAATGAACGGGCAAGTTAAAACCCTAGTGGATCAGTTTAACCTAAGTGCCCCAACTATCCGCGCTGCTTGTGCAGAAGCCGCAGGACAGTTAGCACAAACACCAGACAACGATAATATCAGCGATATTTTATGGGATGCTTGCCGTGTACAAGCACGTCCGCGCTTGGATGAACTCGCCCAACGGATTGAGCCATCGGGTGATTGGGAGGACTTGGTATTACCAGAGGCACAGAAACAAATTCTTCGGGAAATTGCGGCTCATGTCCGCCAACGTAGTACTGTATATAATAATTGGGGTTTTGGTGCCAAGAGTGCGCGGGGATTGGGAATCAGCGCTCTATTTGCAGGTGCTAGCGGCACTGGTAAAACATTGGGAGCAGAAGTACTGGCCCATAAATTGCGCCTCGACCTCTATCGCATTGACCTATCATCGGTAGTCAGCAAATATATTGGCGAGACAGAGAAGAATCTGCGCCGGGTATTTGATGCAGCAGAACAAGGCGGCGTGATTTTGTTATTTGATGAAGCTGATGCTTTATTTGGTAAACGGAGTGAAGTTAAAGATGCCCGCGATCGCTATGCCAATATTGAAGTTAGCTACCTATTGCAACGCATGGAAAGCTACCCAGGTTTAGCAGTCCTAACTACCAACCTGAAGAGTTCAATTGATACAGCCTTTCTGCGGCGGATTCGCTTTGTGGTGCAGTTTCCCTTCCCGGATACAACGCAACGAGCGGAAATTTGGCGACGCGTCTTTCCAGCCGAAACCCCAACCGCAGATTTAGATGCTCTCCAACTTGCACGGCTAAATGTCGCTGGGGGTAATATTCGTAACATAGCCTTAAATGCAGCTTTCCTCGCTGCCGATGCTGGGGAAGCAGTGCAAATGAAACACGTATTGCGGGCGGCTCAAACAGAATATAGTAAGTTGGAGAAACCCTTGACTGATGCAGAAGTTGGAGGATGGATGTGA
- a CDS encoding DUF4255 domain-containing protein: protein MSNVLSIAAVTAVLKVLLENGLVSDPIAASVGDVIVTALPPDRISVEADERAQINLFLYQVTQNRNVDWVSQEFRSRHSRINGNPRSPTPPLALDLHYLLTAYGAKDFQAELLLGYAMQLLHKTPAITSDIIENTLINASTTNTSSAFSQAVATVSVSDLAEQIGQIKLTPEFFNMEETSKLWSVLQTHYRPSATYLASMVLIESSNDKSESFSMMPLSQPSIEQVIAPAKTDQMIVAGTTLVIRGKRLRGEITRVRLGNTETLLVPQEVKETQISLLVPPDLYASVQGIQVVHLTMGNAGQTNHLVESNVAAFVLHPTITAFVAQVENSGDNLRTAEITVKFQPKVGKAQRVVLLLNEVSGDSQVAYSFLVAPRTEDTDVVTIPVKNVKPGTYIVRVHVDGAESPLFKNQSGAYDSPQVAIL from the coding sequence ATGAGTAATGTGCTCTCTATAGCCGCAGTGACAGCAGTACTTAAAGTCTTGCTGGAAAATGGTTTAGTCAGCGATCCGATCGCTGCTAGTGTTGGTGATGTGATTGTAACTGCCCTACCGCCTGATCGAATTTCAGTTGAAGCTGACGAGCGTGCCCAAATTAACCTCTTTCTCTATCAAGTGACGCAGAATCGCAATGTTGATTGGGTATCTCAAGAATTTCGGAGTAGGCATTCGCGTATTAATGGAAACCCGCGCTCTCCAACTCCACCACTAGCTCTTGACCTCCATTATTTGCTAACAGCCTACGGAGCCAAAGACTTTCAGGCGGAGCTATTACTGGGATACGCAATGCAATTATTACATAAAACACCAGCTATCACTTCAGATATTATTGAGAATACTTTAATAAATGCATCTACAACCAATACCTCAAGTGCTTTTTCGCAAGCTGTAGCAACTGTGTCCGTATCCGATTTAGCTGAACAAATTGGGCAGATAAAATTGACTCCAGAGTTTTTTAATATGGAAGAAACTTCTAAGTTATGGTCTGTTTTACAAACGCACTATCGACCTTCAGCTACCTATCTGGCATCAATGGTATTGATTGAAAGTAGCAATGACAAGTCTGAAAGTTTCTCCATGATGCCTTTGTCTCAACCGAGTATAGAGCAAGTTATAGCTCCGGCAAAGACTGATCAAATGATTGTTGCAGGTACAACATTAGTCATTCGTGGTAAACGTTTACGTGGTGAAATCACACGAGTTCGTTTGGGTAATACGGAGACATTACTAGTACCTCAAGAAGTAAAAGAAACGCAAATCAGTTTGTTAGTCCCGCCAGATTTATACGCAAGCGTACAGGGTATCCAAGTTGTCCATCTGACAATGGGCAATGCAGGGCAAACAAATCATCTCGTTGAATCAAACGTTGCGGCTTTTGTTCTCCATCCAACAATTACAGCATTTGTCGCTCAAGTGGAAAATAGCGGCGACAATTTACGCACGGCAGAAATTACCGTTAAATTCCAACCTAAAGTAGGTAAGGCACAGCGGGTAGTTTTACTACTCAATGAGGTATCAGGTGATAGTCAGGTAGCTTACTCTTTTTTGGTTGCACCACGCACTGAAGATACTGATGTAGTTACGATTCCTGTAAAAAATGTGAAGCCAGGAACTTATATTGTCCGGGTGCACGTAGATGGAGCAGAAAGTCCACTGTTCAAGAATCAGTCTGGAGCTTATGATTCGCCACAGGTGGCTATTTTATGA
- a CDS encoding IS630 family transposase, with translation MINQHLQAAIAELQEFIDDRPDAREVRKALAVKLVYQGYKYEEIQTILDVSLGSITSWKQAYEEDGISGLRLNHKGKKSYLTAQQREEVLSWLQTKECWELGELEYKLAFEYDVTYESKRSYYDLFDAAGISWKKTTSLNPKADEDAVAAKKKEIETLLARHRQEIEEGKLRVLLLDECHLMWGDLSGYVWGKTDQEIAVRVVNIRDKQTYYGAVDYLEGSLLLKAYNAGNSENTIDYLRYLLDQSPQSKITSFWDGASYHRSHLVQNFLGEVNQDLSQEEWKIHCVRFAPNCPSQNPIEDIWLQAKTWVRRFCALIPSFSHLKWMFEWFIRHTTFDFATLQMYGAFSEIKY, from the coding sequence ATGATAAACCAGCATCTACAAGCCGCGATCGCAGAACTACAAGAATTTATAGATGATCGCCCAGATGCGCGTGAGGTGAGGAAAGCGTTGGCAGTCAAATTGGTTTATCAAGGCTACAAGTATGAGGAAATTCAAACAATTTTAGATGTGTCACTGGGTTCGATAACAAGCTGGAAGCAAGCTTATGAGGAAGATGGAATTTCGGGACTGCGCCTGAACCACAAGGGAAAAAAAAGTTACTTAACTGCTCAACAACGAGAAGAAGTTTTAAGTTGGTTGCAAACAAAAGAATGTTGGGAACTTGGTGAACTCGAATATAAATTGGCTTTTGAATATGATGTAACTTATGAGTCAAAGCGGAGCTATTATGACTTATTTGATGCGGCAGGAATTAGTTGGAAGAAAACTACTTCTTTAAATCCAAAAGCTGACGAGGACGCTGTTGCTGCAAAAAAAAAAGAGATTGAAACACTATTGGCAAGGCATCGGCAGGAAATTGAAGAAGGAAAGTTGAGAGTATTGCTGCTTGATGAGTGTCATTTAATGTGGGGAGATTTAAGTGGGTATGTCTGGGGAAAAACTGACCAAGAAATAGCAGTGAGAGTTGTTAATATACGAGACAAACAGACATACTACGGGGCAGTTGACTATCTGGAGGGAAGCTTACTACTAAAAGCGTATAACGCAGGTAACTCAGAAAATACAATTGATTATCTACGTTATTTATTAGATCAGTCCCCCCAATCAAAGATTACTTCTTTTTGGGATGGTGCTTCTTACCATCGTTCACATCTGGTTCAAAACTTTTTAGGCGAGGTAAACCAAGATTTGTCTCAAGAGGAGTGGAAAATTCACTGCGTCCGCTTTGCTCCTAATTGCCCGTCACAAAATCCAATTGAGGATATTTGGTTACAAGCTAAAACCTGGGTGCGGCGTTTCTGTGCCTTGATTCCTTCGTTCTCACATCTCAAATGGATGTTTGAGTGGTTTATCCGGCACACTACCTTTGATTTTGCGACTCTTCAAATGTACGGAGCTTTTTCAGAAATCAAATATTAG
- a CDS encoding EamA family transporter, which produces MESNTRAWWIYALFSAGFAALTTIFAKIGIENVNPNLATAIRTVVILVVAWGIVLFQGNVVNILAIPQKTMIFLLLSGLSTGLSWIFYFQALQAGKASLVAPIDKSSLVLVLLFSVIFLGESLSWKIILGTGLIFIGTLVLII; this is translated from the coding sequence ATGGAAAGCAACACCAGAGCATGGTGGATATATGCATTATTTTCGGCTGGCTTTGCAGCATTGACAACTATCTTTGCCAAAATTGGCATAGAAAATGTGAATCCTAATTTAGCAACAGCAATCCGAACTGTTGTCATCTTAGTAGTTGCTTGGGGGATTGTACTTTTTCAGGGAAATGTAGTTAATATCTTAGCTATACCCCAAAAAACCATGATCTTCTTATTATTATCTGGACTATCTACAGGGTTATCATGGATTTTTTACTTCCAAGCCTTACAAGCCGGAAAAGCCTCTCTTGTAGCACCAATTGATAAATCAAGCTTAGTATTAGTTTTATTATTTTCAGTCATTTTTTTGGGAGAATCCTTAAGCTGGAAGATTATTTTAGGAACTGGGTTAATATTCATAGGTACTTTAGTTTTAATCATTTAA
- a CDS encoding serine/threonine protein kinase: MKSPPSSNSWNGRFVGDNQRYRLDRRLGGGGMGEVFLATDTRVGQQVALKLLKDTLVASLEMRKRFEREVAVCAALQSDHIVKISDCGVTPEGFPFYVMEYLRGQTLRQLLLREKRLSVERTVKIMAQVCKGLQLAHQGVTLQREGGKTTEHIQVIHRDLKPDNIFLVPTDLGEWVKVLDFGVAKIRSESSENSNITNITSTFIGTFRYAPPEQIQSDQNLDARGDIYSLGIILYEMLSAADPFGISIKGSHISEASWVLAHAYEPPKPLRSQPGCEHLPIQLEAVVMKCLHKNPANRFATVAELNQALQAAAKFATGTTSVPDQISGQSSYNQGSNSETVPRQSSDDTILRPPSAYNQGSNHETIPRQSSDDTILRPPSAYNQGSNHETVPRQSNDDTILRPPSAYNQGSNHETIPRQFNPIEQNQSEETIPPLQSGYNQGSNHETVPRPFNPIEQSQQSPVNNPNANKPDVTLYQPRPASNQGGQQVPPDKTLFQPRPGANQSGQQVPPDKTLFQPRPGANQSGQRVPPDKTLFQPRPGANQRGEQVPPDKTLFQPRPGSSQSGQQVPPDRTLFQPRPGSSQNGQQVPRDVTLYQPRPVSSQGRQQVPTDDTIYQPRLSEQLATRITPNFLRILGVVFAIGMTLALVTFISTQSQSGKEPNKEQGLPNSDQRIQN, translated from the coding sequence ATGAAATCCCCACCTTCTTCAAATTCTTGGAATGGTCGCTTTGTAGGTGATAACCAGCGATACCGTTTAGACAGACGGTTAGGCGGGGGTGGCATGGGAGAAGTCTTCCTAGCAACGGATACCCGTGTTGGTCAACAGGTAGCGTTGAAGTTGCTCAAAGATACGCTGGTGGCATCATTAGAAATGAGAAAGCGTTTTGAGCGTGAAGTGGCAGTTTGTGCTGCTTTGCAAAGTGACCACATTGTTAAGATTAGTGACTGTGGAGTTACCCCAGAAGGTTTTCCATTTTATGTGATGGAATATTTGCGGGGACAAACGCTCAGGCAATTATTGCTGCGCGAAAAGCGGCTATCTGTTGAGCGGACGGTGAAGATTATGGCGCAAGTTTGCAAGGGTTTACAGCTTGCCCATCAGGGAGTGACTCTGCAACGGGAAGGTGGCAAAACCACTGAACATATTCAGGTAATTCACCGCGACCTGAAGCCAGATAATATATTTCTAGTACCTACAGATTTGGGAGAGTGGGTCAAAGTTTTGGATTTTGGTGTTGCCAAAATTCGGAGTGAATCTTCAGAAAATTCCAATATTACAAATATAACTAGTACATTTATCGGTACATTTCGTTACGCACCTCCTGAACAGATCCAAAGCGATCAAAACTTGGATGCTAGAGGTGATATTTACAGCTTAGGGATTATCCTTTATGAAATGCTGAGTGCAGCCGACCCATTTGGAATCAGCATTAAGGGTAGTCATATCAGTGAGGCTTCTTGGGTATTAGCTCATGCTTATGAGCCACCGAAACCACTGCGATCGCAACCAGGCTGTGAGCATTTACCCATACAATTGGAAGCGGTGGTGATGAAATGTCTTCACAAAAACCCAGCAAACCGATTTGCAACCGTAGCAGAACTGAATCAGGCTTTGCAAGCTGCTGCCAAATTTGCCACCGGGACTACTAGTGTACCCGACCAGATTAGTGGGCAATCTTCCTATAATCAAGGTTCAAATAGCGAAACCGTTCCGAGACAATCGAGCGACGACACTATTCTGCGTCCTCCATCTGCATATAATCAGGGTTCAAATCACGAAACCATTCCAAGACAATCGAGCGACGATACTATTCTGCGTCCTCCATCTGCATATAATCAGGGTTCAAATCACGAAACCGTTCCAAGACAATCGAACGACGACACTATTCTGCGTCCTCCATCTGCATATAATCAGGGTTCAAATCACGAAACCATTCCAAGACAATTTAACCCGATTGAGCAAAACCAATCCGAGGAAACCATTCCTCCCCTTCAATCTGGATACAACCAAGGTTCAAATCACGAAACCGTTCCGAGACCATTTAACCCAATTGAGCAAAGTCAACAGAGTCCTGTGAATAATCCGAACGCCAACAAACCGGATGTGACATTGTATCAACCACGACCTGCGTCTAATCAAGGTGGGCAACAAGTGCCACCAGATAAGACATTGTTTCAACCGCGACCTGGGGCTAATCAAAGTGGACAACAAGTGCCACCAGATAAGACTTTGTTCCAACCGCGACCTGGGGCTAATCAAAGCGGACAACGAGTACCACCAGATAAGACATTGTTTCAACCTCGACCTGGGGCTAATCAACGTGGAGAACAAGTACCACCAGATAAGACATTGTTTCAACCGCGACCTGGATCTAGTCAAAGTGGGCAACAAGTGCCACCAGATAGGACATTGTTTCAACCGCGACCTGGATCTAGTCAAAATGGGCAACAAGTGCCGCGAGATGTAACTTTATATCAACCGCGACCAGTATCTAGTCAAGGTAGACAACAAGTGCCAACGGATGACACTATTTACCAACCAAGGCTAAGTGAGCAGCTAGCTACAAGAATTACTCCCAATTTTTTGCGAATCCTGGGAGTGGTCTTTGCCATTGGAATGACTCTGGCATTAGTAACTTTTATATCTACTCAATCGCAATCTGGTAAAGAGCCAAATAAGGAGCAAGGTTTACCTAATAGCGATCAGCGCATTCAGAACTAA
- a CDS encoding amylo-alpha-1,6-glucosidase: MSDLDTREWLLTNGLGSFASGTVSGVRTRTYHGWLFAATNPPSGRTLLFSHLEASLEVLGKVVALGTNFWGNGQIEPTGYKLLRCFDINPVPKWTWGQDNWQLTRQLLMPYGLVGTGDWGRSRGAGSREQDENFSPQHSAPRPSNAQCPMPNAAHAQFCHRTLIQYRYDGTETAILRLRLLIAERDFHHQQTASEELKFSQLLGQQQICLQAINSGRFGIPWHLRWTQGNYQPDAVWYWHYGLSEETKRGLGDKEDLYSPGYLIVTLQPGDAVTLEARVGFPDSVSGVLTPKTFAEAVEAEQERLSQIFGWSQEGREAGEQGSGGAGEQENNYECPMPHAQCPMPNAQSPIWQKLLKASDQFIVYRASIAGPTVIAGYHWFNDWGRNTLISLPGLALVPQRFDLAKGVLRTFGHYCRQGLIPNVFPDINGEPIYNSIDAALWWVETLGLYLEATQDWEFLAEQFPVVQQIYKAFVGGTHFHIQVDATDGLISWDARGVALTWMDVVIDSHPVTHRHGKPVEINALWYSTLCWLSQWAERLSQLNFGEPVRLTKQAQRYAQQAQHVKTSLQKFWNPQLGYLYDTIEPDDRRNFQVRPNAVLALSLHHCGFSVQQGCQILDLATASLLTPYGLRSLDPGDPEYKGKYEGNQEQRDRAYHQGTVWAWLIGPYIRAWQRFYPQQSLPFDWQPLLDHFLLDACLDSISEIFDGDVPHTPRGAIAQAWSVAEVIRHIK, encoded by the coding sequence ATGTCTGATTTAGATACAAGAGAATGGTTGCTCACCAATGGCTTGGGAAGTTTTGCCAGTGGTACAGTTTCTGGTGTCCGCACCCGCACTTATCATGGTTGGCTGTTTGCCGCTACAAATCCACCCTCTGGGCGGACTCTGTTGTTTTCGCACCTAGAAGCTAGCTTAGAAGTATTAGGGAAAGTTGTGGCACTGGGGACAAATTTTTGGGGTAACGGTCAGATTGAGCCAACAGGCTACAAACTGCTACGCTGCTTTGATATTAACCCAGTTCCAAAATGGACTTGGGGACAAGATAACTGGCAGTTAACAAGACAATTGTTGATGCCCTATGGCTTGGTGGGGACTGGGGACTGGGGAAGAAGCAGGGGAGCAGGGAGCAGAGAGCAGGATGAAAATTTCTCTCCTCAGCACTCCGCACCCCGCCCCTCTAATGCCCAATGCCCAATGCCCAATGCCGCCCATGCCCAATTTTGCCATAGGACTTTAATTCAGTATCGCTACGATGGAACTGAAACAGCGATTTTACGGTTGCGACTGTTGATAGCAGAACGTGACTTTCACCATCAGCAGACTGCTAGTGAAGAATTAAAGTTTTCACAATTGCTAGGGCAACAGCAAATCTGTCTACAAGCAATCAATTCTGGGCGCTTCGGTATACCTTGGCACTTGCGCTGGACACAAGGAAATTATCAACCAGATGCTGTTTGGTATTGGCATTATGGATTGTCTGAGGAGACGAAACGGGGATTAGGCGACAAGGAAGACCTTTATAGTCCTGGTTACTTGATAGTCACACTCCAACCAGGAGATGCTGTGACTCTAGAGGCACGAGTAGGTTTTCCTGACTCGGTGTCAGGCGTTCTCACCCCCAAAACCTTTGCAGAAGCCGTGGAGGCAGAGCAAGAACGGCTCTCACAGATTTTTGGATGGAGTCAGGAAGGCAGAGAGGCAGGGGAACAAGGGAGCGGGGGAGCAGGGGAGCAGGAGAATAATTACGAATGTCCAATGCCCCATGCCCAATGCCCCATGCCCAATGCTCAATCCCCAATCTGGCAAAAACTACTCAAAGCAAGCGATCAGTTTATCGTCTATCGAGCCTCAATTGCAGGCCCCACAGTCATTGCTGGTTATCACTGGTTTAATGACTGGGGACGCAACACATTAATCTCCTTACCGGGGTTAGCACTAGTTCCCCAGCGCTTTGATTTGGCAAAAGGAGTATTACGGACTTTTGGGCATTATTGTCGCCAGGGTTTGATTCCTAATGTATTTCCTGATATCAATGGTGAACCAATTTATAACAGTATCGATGCGGCGTTGTGGTGGGTTGAAACTTTAGGACTTTATTTAGAAGCTACCCAAGACTGGGAATTTTTGGCAGAGCAATTCCCCGTAGTGCAGCAAATCTACAAAGCATTTGTTGGTGGTACACATTTCCATATTCAAGTTGATGCTACTGATGGGCTAATTAGTTGGGATGCTCGTGGTGTAGCCCTAACTTGGATGGATGTGGTAATTGATTCACACCCCGTCACTCACCGTCACGGGAAGCCAGTGGAAATTAATGCGCTGTGGTATTCTACTTTATGTTGGTTGAGTCAGTGGGCAGAGCGCTTGAGCCAACTTAATTTTGGTGAGCCAGTGCGTCTCACCAAGCAAGCACAGCGTTATGCTCAACAAGCGCAACACGTGAAAACCTCGCTGCAAAAGTTCTGGAATCCTCAGTTGGGCTATTTGTACGATACTATTGAGCCGGACGATCGCCGGAATTTCCAAGTTCGTCCCAATGCCGTTTTGGCGCTGTCACTGCACCATTGTGGGTTTTCTGTTCAGCAAGGGTGTCAGATATTAGATTTGGCAACTGCCAGCTTGCTTACCCCCTATGGTCTTCGCAGTCTCGATCCAGGAGATCCAGAATACAAAGGGAAATACGAGGGCAACCAAGAGCAACGCGATCGCGCTTATCATCAAGGCACTGTTTGGGCTTGGCTAATTGGGCCATACATTCGGGCTTGGCAACGTTTTTACCCACAACAATCGCTGCCTTTTGATTGGCAACCTCTACTAGATCACTTCCTATTGGACGCTTGTCTTGATTCTATTTCTGAGATTTTTGATGGAGATGTACCTCATACACCCAGAGGTGCGATCGCTCAAGCTTGGTCAGTTGCTGAAGTAATCCGTCACATTAAATAA
- a CDS encoding peroxiredoxin: MSLTYGTEGSLRVGQQAPDFTATAVVDQEFKTIKLSDYRGKYVVLFFYPLDFTFVCPTEITAFSDRYEEFKKINTEVLGASVDSEFSHLAWIQTDRKSGGVGDLNYPLVSDIKKEISAAYNVLDPAAGIALRGLFIIDKDGIIQHATINNLAFGRSVDETLRTLQAIQYVQSHPDEVCPAGWQPGDKTMNPDPVKSKVYFSAV, translated from the coding sequence ATGTCCCTTACTTACGGAACCGAAGGAAGCCTCCGCGTTGGTCAGCAAGCTCCCGATTTCACAGCAACGGCTGTGGTAGATCAGGAATTTAAGACAATCAAACTTTCCGATTATCGCGGTAAGTATGTCGTCCTGTTTTTCTACCCACTAGACTTTACATTTGTTTGTCCCACTGAAATTACAGCATTTAGCGATCGCTACGAAGAATTCAAGAAAATCAATACAGAAGTCCTTGGGGCTTCCGTTGACAGTGAATTCTCCCACCTCGCTTGGATTCAAACTGATCGTAAGTCTGGTGGCGTCGGCGACCTAAATTATCCTCTAGTCTCCGACATCAAGAAAGAGATTAGCGCCGCTTACAACGTTCTTGACCCAGCAGCTGGCATTGCCTTGCGTGGTCTGTTCATCATCGATAAAGATGGTATCATACAGCACGCCACCATCAACAATCTAGCTTTTGGTCGCAGCGTTGATGAAACCCTGCGGACATTACAAGCAATTCAGTATGTTCAGTCTCACCCCGATGAAGTTTGCCCAGCTGGTTGGCAACCTGGTGACAAGACAATGAACCCTGATCCAGTGAAGTCTAAAGTTTACTTCTCTGCTGTCTAA
- a CDS encoding peroxiredoxin family protein has product MLTSTDFSGLLNERFFRNFLPVPASNKLRLGVGTPDFQLPDITNGALVKLSDYKGKQPVLIAFTRIFTEKQYCPFCFPHIKALNENYEQFKNRGIEVLMITSTDERQSQIVVRDLGLKMPLLSDPSCRIFRTYQVGQALGAPLPAQFVLDKQGKLRYWHLFSFLDHNASVETLLEQFN; this is encoded by the coding sequence ATGCTTACTTCAACTGATTTTAGTGGCTTATTAAATGAGCGATTCTTCCGCAACTTTTTGCCAGTTCCAGCTAGCAATAAACTCAGATTGGGAGTGGGAACACCAGACTTTCAATTGCCAGATATTACCAACGGAGCATTAGTAAAGTTGTCTGATTATAAAGGTAAGCAACCAGTGTTAATTGCCTTTACTCGGATATTTACTGAAAAACAATATTGTCCCTTTTGTTTTCCTCACATTAAAGCTTTAAATGAAAACTACGAACAATTCAAAAATCGCGGTATAGAAGTTTTAATGATTACTAGTACCGATGAACGGCAGAGTCAAATAGTTGTGAGGGATTTAGGTTTAAAAATGCCGTTATTGAGTGATCCTAGCTGTCGAATATTTCGTACTTACCAAGTAGGACAAGCACTGGGAGCGCCTTTGCCAGCACAGTTTGTATTAGATAAACAAGGAAAACTTCGTTACTGGCATTTATTTTCTTTTTTAGATCACAATGCTAGCGTTGAGACATTGTTAGAACAATTCAATTGA
- a CDS encoding glutathione S-transferase family protein, with translation MLTLYHAPISPNSRRVWITLLEKGLEFELVEIKLNGEQFKPDFLAINPFHHIPVLVDDGFNVVESLAILDYLEAKYPTPAMLPKDAKDLAIARMVQLVTVNELLPATTTFLPQILGFPGADPEKIEQAKQKISTVLKFFENLLDDRPYFGSQNLTLTEVVAGTVVPLMPMVGISLSEYPKLNAWRDRLIVRPSWQTTETTPEAMEAFNYYAVSPPLNLVLQISGGI, from the coding sequence ATGCTGACACTTTATCACGCGCCAATTTCTCCCAACTCGCGCCGCGTCTGGATTACTCTGCTGGAAAAAGGACTTGAGTTTGAATTGGTAGAGATAAAACTGAATGGGGAGCAATTTAAACCAGATTTTTTAGCAATTAACCCTTTCCATCACATTCCAGTTTTGGTAGATGATGGCTTTAATGTAGTAGAATCTTTAGCAATTCTGGACTATTTAGAGGCAAAATACCCTACACCTGCGATGTTGCCTAAAGATGCCAAGGATTTAGCGATCGCACGCATGGTACAACTGGTAACAGTGAATGAGCTTTTGCCAGCAACCACCACGTTTTTACCTCAAATATTAGGATTTCCTGGAGCAGATCCAGAAAAAATTGAGCAAGCGAAGCAGAAAATTTCAACAGTGCTGAAGTTTTTTGAAAATTTATTAGATGATCGCCCTTACTTTGGTAGTCAAAACCTCACTCTCACCGAAGTTGTTGCTGGGACTGTAGTACCTTTGATGCCAATGGTAGGCATATCTTTGAGTGAATATCCAAAATTAAATGCTTGGCGCGATCGCTTAATTGTACGTCCATCGTGGCAAACTACCGAGACTACACCGGAAGCAATGGAAGCTTTTAACTATTACGCCGTAAGTCCCCCACTGAATTTGGTACTCCAAATCAGTGGCGGGATATAA